In Anopheles bellator chromosome 2, idAnoBellAS_SP24_06.2, whole genome shotgun sequence, the genomic stretch TAGCTCAAAATTGAGCCCATACTTAATACGGAAAACTCTGAACGGTGAACAATGGTTTGGGGTCTTTGCATTTAAAAAGCTTAAGCTAAGCACTTATTATGTTACATTGAGTTGTGCAGAATGGTTGGCTTTGGAAACTAATGTTGCTGACCACAGGTATCCAGATTCTTTTCTCTCGACTTCGTCTAGGTAATATCCGAAGAGTTggaaaaggaacggaaaatcTGTTCCAGTTGCTCCTATCATGAGGATTATATTTTGCTGCCTACGTGTAATCGAATGCGTGTATCCGAGCAGGTGCGCCTTCTAAGCAATGTAGACTTGCGTGCTATGCGTGCCAGAAGCGATGTTCTCAGACGTGACAAATGATGCAAACTGTTGGCTAAGCTTTCCATGCAATCTATGTACATAGTCGGGCGGGGTCAAAGCATTATTTTGCGATGGTAATGATGACTTCTGGTTCATGTTTTTACAAAAGATCTGGTGCAATCTTCCCGAAACTATCGCTACGTTAAGTAGTGTAACTCATGCGTGCACTTTTTGGGTACCGCAGCCCGTTGAAGTCGCTAAACTGTGTGTTGATTTTGGGGATGAATATTTCTCCATTCAAACCAAACTCTGGTCTTGGCATGTGCGGTGGAGGGAATGTTCTTTCGCCACTGTTTAACACGAAGAACGGATTGATGGGCTTACTTTTATCGACTACTGGAAATGGCTCGTACGTGTAAGGTTGTTTGCCGTAAAAGTTCTGGACGAAAGATGCGTATGTTTTGGCACCGGTAGTTGATACGCTTGGCAACAGTTTAGTCGTATGGTAAGCACTTGGTAACGGTTTGTACGAGTTCGAAGGTACGGTGGACGGTTCTAGACGGATGCTAGAGACCGATTCATAGCCAGGGCCGGGCGCAAAACGATGATGTGAGATTGATTGATGAGTCAGGGTTGGTTTAACTACTCCGTCAATACGCAAGATCCGTGTATTAAACTCGTGAGGGTCGAGGTTCTTGAGGAAGAATCTGTGGAATCTGGAAGTCAGCACGTACAGTGCCGTCGCGTCGCGATCTGGTGTGCGTAGATCGGCTGCAAACTGAATCTTTTCCTGATCCTGCGCCAGAATTCTATTGGTAGGTTGAAGAAGACCAAAGTTTGTTACGATAAAGCTCTGTTTATGCAATTCAGGAAAACACGTTACCTGTGCTCGTTTGTGCGCGGGTTCCACGAGGCTACGGCGGTTTCGGACAATGGTGCGTAGAATATAGTTCCACCACTAGGAGCAGTCGCCAACCCTATGCCTTGTGAGGATTTGCGACCCACAAGTTTCACTGGTAGATCCTTGCCGAATGGTAAAGGACCCGCCCGTAGCGCGGAGGTGCTTACCGAAAATAAactgaaacaatatttaagTATCGAGCACATGTCAACTCCTTGTGGCAGTTTCACTAAATTTACCGATCAGTGGCCAGTGGTTGGAAGTACAAAGTAGCTGCCTCGGGATCAAACGCCAACCCAACAACGCCATCCATCAGCGTGAAACGATGCTCCAGAATGCTGGACTCGGCAAAGTCCGGATCGGGATACATTGCTGGGTGAGACAGGCGCCAGGTGAGGTCTTTGCCACTATCGTATACTACAATGCCGGgcgccaccgtgtccgtgATGTAGACGAAAACGTCGTCACAGTTTTTTTCCGGTCGCGAAGTGGTTTCATCGACGATTATGTTGGTGTACAGCGATTCACCCCGTATCACCTCCGGGGGGAAGTCAATCCTTCGGACCACCTGGTCCGTTTGCAAATCGTAGATCAGTATTTTCGGAGGACAGGTAACTTCGAAGTCTTCGAGTGAACGTGACACGCCGGCATCTAACGCCCAAAGCCTGTTACACGAATCGATCCGTACGCGATACACCGACACGAGTCCGATGTCCGAACAGTTGTACTCGTTCGTGCCGGCTCTATGATGGCTCCAAGCCGGGTAGGCCTGTAGGGTGGGCGAGTCACCGGAAGTTCCTCTTGGGATGGAGGAAAGCGTTGCCGGAACACCGGAGAACAGTCGT encodes the following:
- the LOC131207419 gene encoding major royal jelly protein 1-like, which translates into the protein MLPMWCFVALGCVCVSALAGAQHPPFETVKQWNLLSYNFPWDYPVSNKNFYNAENVVATGLEVGYDRIFIATPRLFSGVPATLSSIPRGTSGDSPTLQAYPAWSHHRAGTNEYNCSDIGLVSVYRVRIDSCNRLWALDAGVSRSLEDFEVTCPPKILIYDLQTDQVVRRIDFPPEVIRGESLYTNIIVDETTSRPEKNCDDVFVYITDTVAPGIVVYDSGKDLTWRLSHPAMYPDPDFAESSILEHRFTLMDGVVGLAFDPEAATLYFQPLATDRLFSVSTSALRAGPLPFGKDLPVKLVGRKSSQGIGLATAPSGGTIFYAPLSETAVASWNPRTNEHRILAQDQEKIQFAADLRTPDRDATALYVLTSRFHRFFLKNLDPHEFNTRILRIDGVVKPTLTHQSISHHRFAPGPGYESVSSIRLEPSTVPSNSYKPLPSAYHTTKLLPSVSTTGAKTYASFVQNFYGKQPYTYEPFPVVDKSKPINPFFVLNSGERTFPPPHMPRPEFGLNGEIFIPKINTQFSDFNGLRYPKSARMSYTT